Sequence from the Burkholderia cepacia genome:
TGTTCGGCGGCTACCTGTCGCCGTTCCTGATGAAGCGGTTCCGCATGCCGCTGATCTGGTCGCGGATCGCCGGCGTCGTGCTGGGCGCATTCATGATGATCGGCCCGGCCTGCATCGGGCTCGTGTCGTCGCCGTACACGGCCATCGCGCTGTTCTGCGTCGGCGGCTTCGCGCACCAGATGATCTCCGCGCTCGTCAACACGCTGTCTGCCGACGTGTTCGATTCCGAGGAAGTCGGCACCGCCGCGGGCTTCGCGGGGATGGCGGCATGGACCGGCGGGCTCGGCTTCTCGCTGCTCGTCGGCGCGCTGGCCGACAAGCTCGGCTACGGGCCGCTGTTCGGCGCGCTCGGCGCATTCGACCTGATCGGCGCGACGCTGCTCGTGCTCCTGATGCGCGGCGTGACGCGCGACGCGAGCCCGCAAAAGATCGACAACGGCGCGCATTCCGCCGCCTGACCTGACCTCGACATCCATCATGGCCACCTTGAAAAATCGACCGCGCTTCGCGTTGTCCGCCCGGCAGGGCAATCACCTCGTCCTGACGGCCGCCGACGGCTGCCGGATCGAACTGTTCGTCCTCGCCGACGACATCATCCGCGTCCTCGTGCTGCCTGACGGCGCGTTGCGCGGGCCGCGCACGTGGTCGATCGCGCCCGGCCTCGACGACGTACCGCTCGACGGGCGCGACCGGCGCGACATGAGCGGTTTCGACGCGGTGCCGTACGCGACGGCGGTCGATGCCGATCGCGTGACGATCGAAACCGCGCGCGTGCGGCTCACGGTCGCGCTCGACGGCGGCTTCTGCGCGTGGGACATCCTGCACGACGGCGCATGGCAGCGCGTGATGAACGATCGCAAGACCCAGGCGTACAACTTCGGCTGGTGGGACGATCGCGCGTATCACTACGTCGAGCGCCGCCCGGGCGAGATGTATGTCGGCCTCGGCGAGCGTGCGGGTGCGCTGGATCGCGCGAACCAGAGCTTCGAGATGCGCAACATCGACGCGATGGGCTACAGCGCGAAGCACACGGACCCGCTGTACAAGCACATCCCGTTCTACGTGACGTGGCAGCCTCAGGCGGCGACAGGGTTCGGGCTGTTCTACGACACGCTCGCCGATTGCCGCTTCGACATGGGCCGAGAACTCGACAACTATCACGGCCCGTACCGCTACTTCGTCGCCGAGCATGGCGATCTCGACTACTACTTCATCGCGTCGCCCGACACGCCGCTCGCGGCCGCGCGGCGCTTCACGTGGCTCACGGGGCGCCCCGCGCGCACGCCGAAATGGGGGCTCGGCTACTCGGGCTCGACGATGAGCTACACCGATGCGCCGGACGCGCAGGAGCGGATGGGTGAATTCCTCGCGCGGTGCGGTGAGCACGACATCCTGTGCGATTCGTTCCACCTGTCGTCGGGCTATACGTCGATCGGCGCGAAGCGCTACGTGTTCAACTGGAACCGCGACAAGTTCCCGGACGTCGACGGCTTCGTGCGGCGCTACCTCGATCACGGCATTCGCCTGTGCGCGAACATCAAGCCGTGCCTGCTGCAGGACCATCCGGCTTTCGACGAGGCCGCCGAAGCGGGCCTGCTGATCGAAGCGCGCGACGGCGATCCCGCATGGGTGCAGTTCTGGGACGAGGTCGGTGCGTATCTCGACTTCACGAATCGCGCGACGATCGACTGGTGGAAGGCGCGCGTGAAGGAAAGCCTGCTGCGTCACGGCATCGCCGCGACGTGGAACG
This genomic interval carries:
- a CDS encoding TIM-barrel domain-containing protein, with the translated sequence MATLKNRPRFALSARQGNHLVLTAADGCRIELFVLADDIIRVLVLPDGALRGPRTWSIAPGLDDVPLDGRDRRDMSGFDAVPYATAVDADRVTIETARVRLTVALDGGFCAWDILHDGAWQRVMNDRKTQAYNFGWWDDRAYHYVERRPGEMYVGLGERAGALDRANQSFEMRNIDAMGYSAKHTDPLYKHIPFYVTWQPQAATGFGLFYDTLADCRFDMGRELDNYHGPYRYFVAEHGDLDYYFIASPDTPLAAARRFTWLTGRPARTPKWGLGYSGSTMSYTDAPDAQERMGEFLARCGEHDILCDSFHLSSGYTSIGAKRYVFNWNRDKFPDVDGFVRRYLDHGIRLCANIKPCLLQDHPAFDEAAEAGLLIEARDGDPAWVQFWDEVGAYLDFTNRATIDWWKARVKESLLRHGIAATWNDNNEYEIWSPDAIAHGFGQPFPAREAKVLQTMLMMRASRDAQRAHAPAQRPFLVSRSGGAGMQRYVQTWSGDNYTSWETLRYNLKMGLGLALSGVSNIGHDIGGFSGPAPSPELLLRWVQFGIFMPRFSIHSWNDDGTVNEPWMYPDVTGQIAGLIKLRYRLIPYLYELLWQSHSAYEPVLRPTFAEFPHDPQCLVDGDDMMLGPSLLVAPVVEKGQRERQVYLPAGTRWVSYWSGEAFDGGRTVTLPAPFEQPVMLLREGRVLPLNVAEQHFNRPADERAFVVVPHAGSGVAMGGCVEDDGETEAWRDGEQGRWNVTVASDTATLRISVDLVGPMRGNQTHVRVSVPSADRREVVCTHGDIADERVADGWRHLTISLSR